One Deltaproteobacteria bacterium genomic region harbors:
- a CDS encoding SDR family oxidoreductase, which yields MKLKDRVAIITGSGRNIGEAAAKLFASEGAKICIVDMDPGRGEKVVSDLKAAGHEAIYAKCNVADTEDVKAMVNATVDAFGGIDILVNNAAVTDHETIFSISEEEWDLVIDVTLKGPFLVGRYAAEQMVKQGRGGVIVNVASTSGLSGRTDAIAYMAAKGGVVNLSRGMAVQLSQYNIRVNCLTPNRSGSPVGQDEGAVGREFKNLAGRLGTADDQAKAMLFLASDDSGFVWGENLICDGGVSAASNFPKERVPAN from the coding sequence ATGAAGCTCAAAGACCGTGTAGCGATTATCACCGGATCCGGCCGCAATATCGGCGAGGCGGCCGCCAAGCTGTTCGCCTCGGAGGGCGCCAAGATCTGCATCGTGGACATGGACCCGGGGCGCGGCGAGAAGGTCGTGAGCGACCTCAAGGCCGCCGGCCATGAAGCCATCTACGCCAAATGCAACGTCGCCGACACCGAAGACGTCAAGGCCATGGTGAATGCCACGGTGGACGCCTTCGGCGGCATCGACATCCTGGTGAACAACGCCGCCGTGACCGACCACGAGACCATCTTCAGCATCTCCGAGGAGGAGTGGGACCTGGTTATCGACGTGACCCTCAAGGGCCCGTTCCTCGTCGGCCGCTACGCGGCCGAGCAGATGGTCAAGCAGGGCAGGGGCGGCGTCATCGTCAACGTCGCGTCGACGTCGGGCCTTTCCGGCCGCACCGACGCCATCGCCTACATGGCGGCCAAGGGCGGCGTGGTCAACCTCTCCCGCGGCATGGCGGTGCAGCTTTCGCAGTACAACATCCGGGTCAACTGCCTGACCCCCAACCGTTCGGGCTCGCCCGTGGGCCAGGACGAGGGCGCCGTGGGCCGGGAGTTCAAGAACCTGGCGGGACGCCTGGGCACCGCCGACGACCAGGCCAAGGCCATGCTCTTCCTGGCCAGCGACGACTCGGGCTTCGTGTGGGGCGAGAACCTCATCTGCGACGGCGGCGTCAGCGCGGCATCGAACTTCCCCAAGGAGCGGGTACCGGCGAACTGA